From a single Sediminibacterium sp. KACHI17 genomic region:
- a CDS encoding CusA/CzcA family heavy metal efflux RND transporter, which yields MLNAIIHFSVRNKLIVGLMVFALIIVGVIETTKLPIDAVPDITNNQVLVITTAPSLGAPDVERFITVPIEQATRNIPGILEQRSFSRFGLSLVTIVFNDETDVYWARTQVSEKLTQVRQQIPEGMGTPELGPVSTGLGEVFQYVVRPKPGYEEKFSQAELRTIQDWIIRKQLLSTEGVADVSSFGGQLKQYEVAVRTDKLRSLGVSISDVYNALQSNNQNTGGAYIEKGPTVLFIRTEGLTKTLDDIQHIVVKRVNGIPVLIRDVAEVKFGSATRYGALAYNNEGEVAGAVVMMLKGENSNKVIKNIKAKIKQIELTLPEGVIIDPFLDRTKMVDHAIGTVETNLLEGALIVVFVLVLFLGNFRAGFIVATVIPLSMLFAIIMMNAFGVSGNLMSLGALDFGLLVDGAVIIVEAVMHKMSKLNGVTMGTKLSKEQMDRSVEESSGKMMNAAVFGQIIILIVYLPILSLEGIEGKMFKPMAQTVSFAIIGAFILSLTYVPMMSAFFLSRKQGHKENISDRMMQRLQQWYKPLLQRSMKAPGIIIGSAVVLFAAAILILSSLGGEFIPKLEEGDFAVETRVLTGSSLTTTLQESQKAVKILLKEFPEVEKIVTKVGTGEIPSDPMPIESADMIVVLKEKKEWTSAKTFDELAEKMGERVSSVPGVTTGFQYPVQMRFNELMTGARQDVVCKIFGDDLDSLAKHASVIGEVIGTVEGAKDLFIETVTGIPQLIISYNREAIARYGANIADVNRTVQAAYAGSVAGQVFENDRRFDLVIRLDEAQRNYADQIGDLLVGLPDGKQVPLNLLADVSIQEGPYQIQREDAQRRITIGFNVRGRDVQSIVEELQNKVKARVQLPAGYYVTYGGQFENLQEATKRLSIAVPAALLLIFVMLFFAFRKFKYCLLIFSAIPLSAIGGVFALWIRDMPFSISAGIGFIALFGVAVLNGIVLITEMNRLKDENNMSSINDVIALATETRLRPVLMTAAVASLGFLPMALSNGAGAEVQRPLATVVIGGLLSATLLTLFVLPSLYLLLEKKKPQIPMKPLLVLMILLSGWSVQAQSVQTMKLDQLLTLVKEKSPVLKVSQLQEKYFAALKGSARDIPKTQFITELGNYNSFNFDSRVSVLQPFSAGMVYRKQELVLNSYLNVASANSIIQQQVLEKMVRQLYLELQYLMARKKILERADSVYGNFQRIAQLRFEKGESNLLEKTTLDNQVMHNRQLLYMNASDTKAIQLELSILLQDDINIVPSDELVTVQQLYDTALLKQHPEILYLKSQEQQSAAETELAKARLKPEWLVGYNNQSLMGWMQYKNRSERFFTAGDRFSSVTLGISVPFFNRAQKARIEAANVQEQVNRANTDLTALRLKTQLEQALQHRDKFNTTLGYYKNSALPQSNILIQTANLNYKNGQIGYIEWATLVNQALGIQMQYADIQRDHQLNEIQLDYLLQKN from the coding sequence ATGTTAAATGCCATAATTCATTTTTCCGTCAGGAATAAACTGATCGTTGGGTTGATGGTCTTTGCACTCATTATTGTGGGTGTGATAGAAACGACCAAACTTCCTATTGATGCAGTTCCGGATATTACAAATAATCAGGTGCTGGTAATTACTACTGCTCCCAGTTTAGGAGCACCAGACGTGGAAAGGTTTATTACTGTACCTATTGAACAAGCTACTCGTAATATACCCGGCATATTAGAACAACGCAGTTTCTCAAGATTTGGTTTGAGTTTGGTCACCATCGTATTTAATGATGAAACAGATGTTTATTGGGCAAGAACCCAGGTCAGTGAAAAATTGACACAGGTTCGTCAACAGATCCCTGAAGGGATGGGTACACCAGAATTGGGGCCTGTGAGTACAGGATTAGGGGAGGTGTTTCAGTACGTGGTCAGACCTAAACCAGGTTATGAAGAAAAGTTCTCACAAGCAGAACTCAGAACTATTCAGGATTGGATCATTCGTAAACAGTTGCTGTCAACAGAAGGGGTTGCAGATGTCAGCAGTTTCGGTGGTCAATTAAAACAATACGAAGTAGCTGTGCGAACAGATAAACTCCGTAGCCTGGGCGTATCGATCAGTGATGTATACAATGCACTCCAAAGCAATAACCAGAATACCGGAGGAGCTTATATCGAAAAAGGCCCAACAGTATTATTTATTCGTACAGAAGGATTGACCAAAACTTTAGACGATATACAGCATATCGTTGTAAAAAGAGTTAATGGGATTCCCGTCTTGATAAGAGATGTGGCAGAAGTAAAATTCGGATCAGCTACACGTTATGGAGCTCTTGCCTATAACAATGAGGGTGAAGTAGCAGGTGCTGTTGTTATGATGTTGAAAGGGGAGAATAGCAACAAGGTCATTAAAAATATTAAGGCGAAAATCAAACAAATAGAGCTGACACTTCCCGAAGGAGTGATCATTGATCCTTTTTTGGATCGAACCAAAATGGTTGATCATGCAATCGGAACTGTTGAGACCAACTTGTTGGAAGGAGCGCTGATCGTTGTATTTGTCTTGGTTTTGTTTCTTGGAAACTTTAGAGCGGGTTTTATTGTAGCTACCGTGATCCCTCTTTCTATGTTGTTCGCCATTATCATGATGAATGCTTTTGGCGTAAGTGGTAACCTGATGAGCTTGGGGGCACTCGATTTTGGACTACTTGTTGATGGTGCTGTGATTATCGTAGAAGCAGTGATGCACAAGATGTCTAAATTGAATGGTGTCACCATGGGCACTAAATTGAGTAAAGAACAAATGGATCGGAGTGTAGAAGAATCCAGTGGTAAGATGATGAATGCGGCTGTCTTCGGACAGATCATTATCCTCATAGTATATCTACCAATTCTTTCACTGGAAGGCATTGAAGGAAAAATGTTCAAGCCGATGGCTCAAACAGTTTCTTTTGCTATTATAGGTGCTTTTATTCTTTCGCTGACTTATGTACCTATGATGAGTGCTTTCTTTTTAAGTAGGAAGCAGGGACATAAAGAGAATATTTCAGATCGAATGATGCAACGACTGCAGCAATGGTACAAACCGTTACTACAACGTTCCATGAAAGCTCCGGGTATTATCATTGGATCCGCCGTTGTGTTATTTGCTGCAGCAATTCTGATCTTATCCTCGTTAGGTGGAGAGTTCATACCTAAACTGGAGGAGGGTGATTTCGCTGTTGAAACAAGGGTACTTACGGGCTCTTCATTAACAACCACATTACAAGAAAGTCAAAAAGCAGTAAAGATTTTGCTGAAGGAGTTTCCTGAGGTAGAAAAAATTGTAACAAAAGTAGGAACAGGCGAAATACCTTCCGATCCGATGCCGATTGAATCAGCAGATATGATCGTGGTATTAAAAGAGAAGAAAGAATGGACCAGTGCTAAGACATTTGATGAACTCGCAGAAAAAATGGGAGAACGTGTTTCGTCCGTTCCAGGTGTCACCACCGGTTTCCAATACCCGGTACAAATGCGATTTAATGAATTGATGACAGGCGCCAGACAAGATGTGGTTTGTAAGATATTCGGAGATGATCTGGATAGCCTTGCGAAGCATGCATCTGTCATTGGGGAAGTCATTGGAACGGTCGAGGGAGCAAAAGACTTGTTCATTGAAACAGTAACTGGTATTCCTCAATTGATCATTTCCTACAATCGGGAAGCCATTGCACGATATGGAGCCAATATTGCAGATGTTAATCGAACAGTACAAGCGGCTTATGCAGGAAGTGTTGCCGGACAGGTCTTTGAGAACGACAGACGTTTCGATCTGGTCATTCGATTGGATGAAGCACAGCGTAATTATGCTGATCAAATCGGCGACTTGTTAGTGGGCTTGCCTGATGGAAAACAAGTGCCGCTCAATTTGCTTGCGGATGTTTCTATTCAAGAGGGGCCTTATCAGATTCAAAGAGAAGATGCACAAAGAAGAATTACCATTGGTTTCAATGTAAGAGGACGTGATGTGCAGTCCATAGTTGAAGAGCTGCAAAATAAGGTCAAAGCACGTGTACAGTTACCTGCAGGTTATTATGTTACATATGGCGGACAATTTGAAAACCTGCAAGAAGCTACAAAACGTTTGTCGATTGCAGTGCCTGCTGCTTTGTTATTGATTTTTGTGATGTTATTTTTTGCATTCAGAAAATTCAAGTATTGCTTATTGATCTTTTCAGCGATTCCATTATCAGCCATTGGAGGTGTATTTGCATTATGGATACGTGATATGCCGTTTAGTATTTCTGCAGGCATAGGATTTATTGCATTATTCGGAGTTGCTGTATTGAATGGCATCGTATTGATCACCGAAATGAACAGATTAAAAGATGAGAATAATATGTCATCGATCAATGATGTCATTGCACTGGCTACTGAAACCAGATTGCGCCCTGTTTTGATGACTGCAGCAGTAGCATCACTCGGATTTTTACCAATGGCACTCAGTAATGGAGCAGGTGCTGAAGTACAAAGACCTCTGGCAACAGTAGTGATAGGAGGTTTGTTGTCTGCAACACTTCTTACACTTTTTGTATTGCCTTCACTGTATCTTTTATTGGAAAAGAAAAAGCCTCAGATACCTATGAAACCACTACTTGTTCTAATGATATTGCTCTCAGGCTGGTCGGTACAGGCACAAAGTGTACAGACCATGAAGTTAGATCAGCTATTGACATTGGTGAAAGAGAAATCACCGGTATTGAAAGTAAGCCAGCTTCAGGAAAAATATTTTGCGGCACTAAAAGGATCGGCTAGGGATATCCCCAAAACACAATTCATTACAGAATTGGGCAACTATAATAGCTTCAATTTCGATTCACGCGTATCTGTTTTACAGCCATTTTCTGCGGGTATGGTATACCGTAAGCAAGAGCTCGTTTTGAATAGCTATTTAAATGTTGCATCTGCAAATAGTATCATTCAGCAACAAGTGCTGGAAAAAATGGTCAGACAACTATACCTGGAGTTACAATACCTCATGGCCCGTAAAAAAATATTAGAACGAGCCGACAGTGTATATGGTAATTTTCAAAGAATAGCTCAGCTTCGCTTTGAAAAAGGAGAATCAAATCTGCTGGAGAAAACGACTTTAGATAATCAGGTAATGCATAACAGACAACTGTTGTACATGAATGCGTCTGATACCAAAGCCATTCAACTAGAGCTATCTATTTTATTACAAGATGATATCAATATTGTGCCTTCAGATGAATTGGTTACAGTTCAACAATTATATGATACGGCTTTATTGAAGCAGCATCCTGAGATTTTGTATTTAAAAAGTCAGGAACAGCAATCAGCAGCGGAGACTGAACTTGCTAAAGCAAGACTAAAACCTGAGTGGTTGGTAGGATACAATAATCAATCATTAATGGGATGGATGCAATACAAGAATAGATCGGAAAGATTCTTTACCGCAGGTGATCGTTTCTCATCTGTGACTTTAGGTATTTCTGTTCCATTTTTTAATAGAGCTCAGAAGGCCAGAATTGAAGCAGCTAATGTACAGGAGCAGGTGAATCGGGCGAATACAGATTTGACGGCTTTGCGTCTTAAAACACAATTAGAGCAAGCATTACAGCATAGAGATAAATTCAATACAACCTTAGGCTACTATAAAAATAGTGCTTTGCCTCAGTCAAATATACTCATCCAAACAGCTAACCTGAATTATAAGAATGGACAGATTGGATATATAGAGTGGGCTACATTGGTCAATCAGGCTTTAGGTATACAAATGCAGTATGCTGATATACAAAGAGATCATCAGTTGAATGAAATTCAGCTGGATTATTTATTACAAAAGAATTGA
- a CDS encoding efflux RND transporter periplasmic adaptor subunit — translation MKKYMLGIAMVALLSCGTKEKTATETAKEEEQETLVELNAEQLKNAGILIGNPAEIDMHSTIKVNGVVDVPPQGMVSISFPLGGYLKSSHLLPGMGVKKGEVIATLEDQSYVQLQQDYLMAKAKMEFLNADLIRQKELSEQDAASKKTYQQASSDYKTQQVLIRALEEKLKIVGIDPDKLTVNNITRTISLRSPINGYVTKVNVNIGKYVNPADVLFELVDPDDIHAALTVFEKDIMQIRKGMRASVSLADKPGKKYEVDVILVTRNVDENRGGLVHCHFENANHELLPGMFLNGSFELNNKKTIAIPESALVRYQSKPYIFIAKDSSRFEMVEVQIGISDQQMIELKAKDNMDWKQQKIVLKNAYSLLGKLKNKMEDD, via the coding sequence ATGAAAAAATATATGCTAGGTATCGCAATGGTGGCATTACTATCATGCGGAACAAAAGAAAAGACAGCAACAGAGACTGCTAAAGAAGAAGAACAGGAAACATTGGTAGAGCTGAATGCTGAGCAATTAAAGAATGCAGGTATTTTAATCGGTAATCCTGCAGAGATCGATATGCACAGTACCATTAAAGTGAATGGCGTTGTGGATGTACCTCCTCAAGGGATGGTTTCTATCAGTTTTCCTTTGGGAGGCTATTTAAAAAGCTCTCATCTACTTCCGGGTATGGGTGTAAAAAAGGGAGAAGTGATCGCTACACTCGAAGATCAGAGTTATGTACAGTTACAACAAGATTATTTGATGGCAAAAGCCAAGATGGAGTTTCTGAATGCAGACCTTATCCGTCAAAAAGAATTGAGTGAGCAAGATGCAGCGAGTAAGAAAACCTACCAGCAAGCATCTTCAGATTATAAAACACAACAAGTATTGATCAGGGCATTGGAAGAAAAATTAAAGATCGTTGGTATTGATCCTGACAAATTAACGGTCAACAACATTACAAGAACGATCAGTTTACGATCACCTATTAATGGTTATGTAACGAAGGTGAATGTGAATATTGGAAAGTATGTAAACCCGGCAGATGTATTATTTGAATTGGTAGATCCTGATGATATTCATGCAGCGCTGACTGTTTTTGAGAAAGATATCATGCAGATCAGGAAGGGAATGCGGGCAAGCGTTTCACTTGCTGATAAACCCGGAAAAAAATATGAAGTGGATGTGATTTTAGTTACCAGAAATGTGGATGAAAACAGGGGAGGTTTGGTGCATTGTCACTTTGAGAACGCCAATCACGAATTATTACCAGGGATGTTCTTAAACGGAAGCTTTGAATTGAATAATAAGAAAACAATTGCTATTCCTGAATCTGCGCTGGTTCGTTACCAAAGTAAACCATATATTTTCATTGCAAAAGATTCTAGTCGATTTGAAATGGTTGAGGTGCAAATTGGCATCTCGGATCAACAAATGATCGAGTTAAAAGCGAAAGATAATATGGATTGGAAACAGCAAAAGATAGTACTCAAGAATGCTTATAGTTTATTGGGTAAGTTGAAGAATAAAATGGAAGATGATTAG
- a CDS encoding Pr6Pr family membrane protein yields MEKRSQKLLHLFGSIIAITAVTLQLWVTLNAREVSVLHSIIRFFSYFTILTNTLVAVFFTCLWLLPNTKAGLFFKKFSTTTAITVYILVVGIIYNLLLRHTWVVTGWGKVADELLHSIIPLYFLLYWIFFADRKALMWKDSLPWLWYPAAYFAYTLIRGTITHTYPYPFIDVNKLGYPQTLINCLGVGLVFYGLFLLMIAISKKRAPLN; encoded by the coding sequence TTGGAAAAAAGATCACAGAAATTATTACACCTCTTTGGTAGCATTATCGCCATTACAGCGGTAACCCTACAATTATGGGTGACCCTCAATGCCAGAGAAGTTTCCGTATTACATTCGATCATTCGCTTCTTCAGTTATTTCACTATACTCACCAATACACTTGTTGCAGTATTTTTTACTTGCTTATGGTTATTACCCAATACAAAAGCAGGGCTGTTTTTTAAAAAATTCAGTACTACAACAGCTATCACTGTTTATATCCTTGTAGTTGGGATCATTTACAATTTATTACTAAGACACACATGGGTGGTTACAGGATGGGGCAAAGTAGCAGATGAACTACTACACAGTATCATTCCCCTTTATTTTTTACTGTATTGGATTTTCTTTGCTGATCGAAAAGCATTGATGTGGAAAGATTCATTACCCTGGCTTTGGTATCCGGCTGCATATTTTGCCTATACATTGATCAGAGGAACCATTACACATACTTACCCATACCCTTTTATTGATGTCAATAAACTAGGATATCCGCAAACGCTGATCAATTGTTTAGGTGTTGGACTGGTATTTTACGGATTATTCCTGCTTATGATCGCTATCAGTAAAAAAAGAGCACCACTGAATTAA
- a CDS encoding multidrug efflux SMR transporter yields MNWLILIIAGLFEVGFAACLGKARLSNGMSAIAWYGGFLVCLTISMLLLIKATQQLPIGTAYAVWTGIGAVGTVIIGIIFLKEPADFWRLFFITTLIASIIGLKVVSH; encoded by the coding sequence ATGAATTGGCTTATCCTGATCATAGCGGGATTATTTGAAGTAGGCTTTGCTGCCTGTTTGGGCAAAGCAAGACTTTCTAATGGTATGTCTGCGATCGCTTGGTACGGTGGCTTTTTGGTTTGCTTAACGATCAGTATGCTATTGTTGATCAAAGCAACACAACAATTACCAATTGGCACTGCCTATGCTGTATGGACCGGTATTGGAGCGGTTGGAACTGTAATTATTGGTATCATTTTCTTGAAAGAGCCGGCAGATTTCTGGCGACTCTTTTTTATTACGACACTGATCGCATCGATCATAGGACTTAAAGTTGTAAGTCATTAA
- a CDS encoding 4-hydroxy-3-methylbut-2-enyl diphosphate reductase: protein MKQFNVPGEYRSPLIGSIKQKRKEQDKLKKDFSPTLLDLGKLKIYLARHFGFCYGVENAIEIAFRTIEENPGKRIFLLSEMIHNPQVNADLISKGVQFLQDTKGQQLIPFETLTKEDVVIIPAFGTTLEIENVLQEKGIPTEKYNTTCPFVEKVWNRSEQIAKKGYSIVVHGKPQHEETRATFSHASYHTPTVVVNDMTETIELAKYITGEKPASDFYDAFKGRYSEGFDITKDLQKIGVVNQTTQLATDTQAISDYLKNVFIRHYQLTAANIADRFADTRDTLCYATNDNQTAVTGMLATTDADIAIVIGGYNSSNSSHLVELCEEKLTTYFIDAADKLIDDQEILHRNWRTKELSPIKNYLPEKFPLRILMTSGASCPDAVVESVIRKLAGFYNVEEQLENYIDS, encoded by the coding sequence ATGAAGCAATTCAATGTACCGGGCGAATACAGAAGCCCACTAATTGGTAGCATTAAACAAAAACGAAAAGAGCAGGATAAGCTAAAAAAAGACTTTTCCCCTACGCTGCTGGATTTAGGAAAACTAAAAATCTATCTCGCTCGTCATTTTGGCTTTTGTTATGGGGTTGAAAATGCCATTGAAATCGCTTTTAGAACCATTGAAGAAAATCCGGGAAAACGAATTTTTCTGTTAAGTGAAATGATTCATAACCCGCAAGTAAATGCGGACCTCATCTCCAAAGGAGTTCAATTTTTGCAAGACACCAAAGGACAACAGTTAATTCCTTTCGAAACGCTTACAAAAGAAGATGTTGTGATCATACCGGCATTTGGAACAACACTTGAAATAGAAAACGTTCTCCAAGAAAAAGGAATACCCACAGAAAAATATAATACGACTTGTCCTTTTGTAGAAAAAGTATGGAACAGAAGTGAGCAAATCGCTAAAAAAGGATATAGCATCGTCGTTCATGGTAAGCCACAACATGAAGAAACAAGGGCTACTTTTTCACACGCTTCATATCACACACCGACAGTCGTAGTCAATGATATGACTGAAACCATAGAGCTGGCAAAATATATTACTGGTGAGAAACCGGCTTCAGATTTTTATGATGCCTTTAAAGGACGCTATTCAGAAGGTTTTGATATTACGAAAGACCTGCAAAAGATCGGAGTAGTGAATCAGACAACACAACTTGCTACTGATACACAAGCAATTTCTGATTATTTAAAAAATGTCTTTATACGCCATTACCAGTTAACTGCTGCTAATATTGCAGATCGCTTTGCGGATACCAGAGACACACTTTGTTATGCCACAAACGACAATCAAACAGCTGTAACAGGTATGTTAGCAACTACCGATGCTGATATAGCAATTGTTATCGGTGGATATAACAGCAGTAATTCATCACACCTTGTAGAACTTTGTGAAGAAAAACTCACGACTTATTTTATTGATGCTGCGGATAAATTGATAGACGATCAAGAAATCCTTCATCGCAATTGGAGAACAAAAGAACTAAGCCCTATAAAAAATTATCTGCCGGAAAAATTCCCACTTCGCATCTTGATGACGAGTGGTGCCAGTTGCCCGGATGCAGTTGTTGAATCTGTGATTCGAAAATTAGCAGGATTTTATAATGTAGAAGAACAACTGGAAAATTATATCGATTCATGA
- a CDS encoding DUF1080 domain-containing protein, whose product MSNHMFLQACLIVSGGVIIGATPKEKTIFTTIARSVQRNQKDWTKLFNGNSLKGWRTYQNKPSDSWMVQDGVLYCKGNKNGQHADLITEEQFENFELSLEWKIAPGANSGILYLVSEKFPATYHSGPEYQLIDDKGFPSKLEDWQKTGANYAMNIPVTDATRRAGEWNTTKIIVNQGHVEHWLNGQKIVEYQLWDENWKKNKANGKWKDMDSYGSVKSGHIALQDHGGEAWFREIKIRKI is encoded by the coding sequence ATGTCAAACCATATGTTTTTACAGGCCTGTCTTATCGTGAGCGGTGGTGTCATTATCGGGGCTACTCCTAAAGAAAAAACCATCTTTACTACCATTGCAAGATCTGTTCAGAGAAATCAAAAAGATTGGACCAAGTTATTCAACGGGAACTCCTTAAAAGGCTGGCGTACTTATCAAAATAAGCCATCCGACTCATGGATGGTTCAAGATGGAGTCTTGTATTGTAAGGGAAATAAAAATGGGCAACATGCTGACCTGATCACAGAAGAACAATTCGAGAACTTTGAATTATCCCTTGAATGGAAAATTGCTCCGGGTGCTAACAGTGGTATCTTATACCTCGTATCAGAAAAATTCCCGGCCACCTATCATAGTGGTCCTGAATATCAGTTGATCGATGATAAAGGATTTCCCAGCAAACTGGAAGATTGGCAAAAAACAGGAGCCAATTATGCCATGAATATACCGGTTACTGATGCTACTCGTAGGGCGGGAGAGTGGAATACCACAAAGATCATCGTGAACCAGGGGCATGTTGAGCACTGGTTAAATGGCCAGAAGATCGTTGAATATCAGTTATGGGATGAAAACTGGAAAAAAAATAAAGCCAATGGCAAATGGAAGGATATGGATAGTTATGGTAGCGTAAAATCAGGTCATATTGCTTTACAAGATCATGGTGGAGAAGCTTGGTTCAGAGAGATCAAGATCAGAAAAATATAG